In Arsenicicoccus dermatophilus, a genomic segment contains:
- a CDS encoding diadenylate cyclase has product MTVTPAQHHLMWDFQEQFRLSLDRATDRATDQIGAIVSSDALLVGFLADGVHTPGSPDVVIAPADRGFSEQDLEGIRPDALRRFEAHPAHDESYESPEVEQARLEHFADLTRCEAISAALDSAKAGRGRTFFIGTSARVGDYHVHPAISVDSSAYAELNALPYDEIDGVPLTTSLTHGIIVELLRIATHALLAARPPRSISPIDDDVPNDAIRRSANHLVYSAALIAGERLGQGLFDAFEGLSSTPYEGRVGAGTVVMAREGHPRIAVAVQLRSAVSVRERRQFRKLLEMTRPGLHLLIDGQRIYGLGSVEPLAHDEPDDSDNDIFRFTLLEQGSWQMAYNRNPLLRVSSGHPQLPRPRMSTSLFIDAMRRVFDDVTDHDIRGIWMLAQSAAQQARGALLVVTTAAAAEARRLAPQALSIRPQALSPDVLDAVTRIDGAVLLTPDGVCHAVGVILDGVATGAGDPSRGSRYNSAVRYTEASSAPCLTIIVSEDGMIDVYPELAPRVRPEDVEQALADLEAAGSMELDEAREVDFEAFYAMHKRLRRFAFYLSESQCDRANAICATVEDLRWVRTRTRVRTVPFRPDPRMNASFFA; this is encoded by the coding sequence GTGACCGTCACCCCTGCCCAGCATCACCTGATGTGGGACTTCCAGGAGCAGTTCCGGCTCTCCCTCGACCGGGCGACGGACCGGGCCACCGACCAGATCGGGGCCATCGTCTCCTCCGACGCCCTCCTCGTGGGCTTCCTGGCCGACGGGGTGCACACGCCCGGCTCGCCCGACGTGGTCATCGCCCCCGCCGACCGCGGGTTCAGCGAGCAGGACCTGGAGGGGATCCGCCCGGACGCGCTACGCCGGTTCGAGGCACACCCGGCCCACGACGAGAGCTACGAGTCGCCCGAGGTGGAGCAGGCCCGGCTCGAGCACTTCGCGGACCTCACCCGGTGCGAGGCGATCTCCGCGGCTTTGGACAGCGCCAAGGCAGGCCGGGGCCGGACCTTCTTCATCGGCACCTCCGCGCGGGTCGGCGACTACCACGTCCACCCCGCGATCAGCGTCGACAGCAGCGCCTACGCCGAGCTCAACGCGCTGCCCTACGACGAGATCGACGGCGTCCCGCTGACGACCTCGCTCACCCACGGGATCATCGTCGAGCTGCTGCGCATCGCCACCCACGCGCTCCTCGCGGCCCGGCCGCCGCGCTCGATCAGCCCGATCGACGACGACGTGCCCAACGACGCCATCCGCCGCTCGGCCAACCACCTGGTCTACTCCGCCGCCCTCATCGCGGGGGAGCGGCTGGGCCAGGGCCTCTTCGACGCCTTCGAGGGGCTGTCCTCCACGCCGTACGAAGGACGCGTCGGGGCAGGCACCGTCGTCATGGCCCGGGAGGGGCACCCGCGGATCGCGGTCGCGGTGCAGCTGCGCTCGGCGGTCTCCGTGCGCGAGCGCCGCCAGTTCCGCAAGCTGCTGGAGATGACCCGGCCCGGCCTGCACCTGCTCATCGACGGCCAGCGGATCTACGGCCTCGGCTCGGTCGAGCCGCTGGCGCACGACGAGCCGGACGACTCGGACAACGACATCTTCCGGTTCACGCTCCTGGAGCAGGGATCCTGGCAGATGGCCTACAACCGCAACCCCCTGCTGCGGGTCTCCAGCGGGCACCCGCAGCTGCCGCGACCGCGCATGTCCACCAGCCTGTTCATCGACGCCATGCGGCGGGTCTTCGACGACGTCACCGACCACGACATCCGCGGGATCTGGATGCTCGCGCAGAGCGCCGCCCAGCAGGCCCGGGGTGCCCTGCTCGTGGTCACCACGGCCGCCGCGGCCGAGGCCCGCCGGCTCGCCCCGCAGGCGCTGTCGATCCGCCCGCAGGCGCTCAGCCCCGACGTCCTGGACGCGGTCACCCGCATCGACGGGGCCGTCCTGCTCACCCCGGACGGGGTGTGCCACGCCGTCGGCGTCATCCTCGACGGGGTGGCGACGGGCGCAGGCGACCCGAGCCGGGGATCGCGCTACAACTCCGCGGTGCGTTACACCGAGGCGTCGAGCGCGCCCTGCCTGACGATCATCGTGTCCGAGGACGGGATGATCGACGTCTATCCCGAGCTCGCACCCCGGGTGCGCCCGGAGGACGTCGAGCAGGCGCTGGCCGACCTGGAGGCCGCCGGGTCGATGGAGCTTGACGAGGCCCGCGAGGTCGACTTCGAGGCCTTCTACGCCATGCACAAGCGGCTGCGGCGCTTCGCGTTCTACCTCTCCGAGAGCCAGTGCGACCGGGCCAACGCCATCTGCGCCACCGTGGAGGACCTGCGCTGGGTCCGCACCCGCACCCGGGTGCGGACCGTCCCCTTCCGCCCCGACCCCCGCATGAACGCC
- a CDS encoding ubiquitin-like protein Pup: MPQEQIQPQSREPGPADLPAPVPTTALTTHVDDAGLDSILDEIDSVLESNAEEFVQGFVQKGGE, from the coding sequence ATGCCCCAGGAGCAGATCCAGCCGCAGAGCCGCGAGCCGGGCCCCGCCGACCTGCCGGCGCCGGTGCCGACCACCGCCCTCACCACCCACGTCGACGACGCCGGTCTCGACTCGATCCTCGACGAGATCGACTCGGTGCTGGAGTCGAACGCCGAGGAGTTCGTCCAGGGCTTCGTCCAGAAGGGCGGCGAGTAA
- the dop gene encoding depupylase/deamidase Dop, producing the protein MSVRRVMGIETEYGISVPGEPHANPVVLSGLIVNAYATRPEITVSRTRWDYEAEQPLHDQFGQETPRAWADPSQLTDEDDEIAANVVLTNGARLYVDHAHPEYSSPEVTNPHAAVVWDRAGEQIMAEAVNRQAYWSGRQINLYKNNTDGKGNSYGTHENYLVERAVPFTELAQHILPFFVARQVLCGAGRVGIGPESQQAGFQISQRADFFERAMGLETTVRRGIVNTRDEPHADPTRWRRLHVIIGDANQAETATLLKMGTTSLVLSLIEQRDVTRNLSLADPVAALQQISRDPSLRTTVELYDGRRMTALDILWAYYEMVDDQLSRVYGSELDQDTNEIMHRWDHLMVMLGTEPEQAASQVDWVAKLALLEQYRSRDGLAWDDAKLRAMDIQWSDVRPDKGLHHKLEDAGHIDRIEPPQLVDAATTMPPEDTRGWLRGTMVRRFPHQVMAASWDSIVVRTHPEAPARRINLPDPWQFTREQLQSVVDGCLTAGELADRIEQGLPSTD; encoded by the coding sequence ATGAGCGTCCGCCGAGTCATGGGAATCGAGACGGAGTACGGCATCTCCGTGCCGGGGGAGCCGCACGCCAACCCGGTCGTGCTGTCCGGCCTGATCGTCAACGCCTACGCCACCAGGCCCGAGATCACGGTGTCGCGGACCCGCTGGGACTACGAGGCCGAGCAGCCGCTGCACGACCAGTTCGGGCAGGAGACCCCCCGGGCCTGGGCCGATCCCTCGCAGCTCACCGACGAGGACGACGAGATCGCCGCCAACGTCGTGCTGACCAACGGCGCCCGGCTGTACGTCGACCACGCCCACCCCGAGTACTCCTCGCCGGAGGTCACCAATCCCCACGCCGCGGTCGTCTGGGACCGAGCGGGGGAGCAGATCATGGCCGAGGCCGTGAACCGGCAGGCCTACTGGTCCGGCCGGCAGATCAACCTCTACAAGAACAACACCGACGGCAAGGGCAACTCCTACGGCACCCACGAGAACTATCTCGTGGAGCGGGCCGTTCCCTTCACCGAGCTTGCGCAGCACATCCTGCCGTTCTTCGTCGCCCGTCAGGTGCTGTGCGGCGCCGGGCGGGTGGGCATCGGGCCCGAGTCCCAGCAGGCGGGCTTCCAGATCAGCCAGCGCGCGGACTTCTTCGAGCGAGCGATGGGGCTGGAGACGACGGTCCGCCGCGGCATCGTCAACACCAGGGACGAGCCGCACGCCGACCCGACCCGCTGGCGCCGGCTGCACGTGATCATCGGCGACGCCAACCAGGCCGAGACCGCCACCCTGCTCAAGATGGGCACCACCAGCCTGGTGCTGTCGCTGATCGAGCAGCGGGACGTCACCCGCAACCTGTCCCTGGCCGACCCGGTGGCGGCGCTGCAGCAGATCTCGCGCGATCCCTCCCTGCGCACCACGGTGGAGCTGTACGACGGGAGGCGGATGACCGCGCTGGACATCCTGTGGGCCTACTACGAGATGGTCGACGACCAGCTGTCCCGGGTCTACGGCTCGGAGCTGGACCAGGACACCAACGAGATCATGCACCGCTGGGACCACCTGATGGTGATGCTCGGCACCGAGCCCGAGCAGGCGGCCTCGCAGGTCGACTGGGTGGCCAAGCTCGCGCTGCTGGAGCAGTACCGCTCCCGCGACGGCCTCGCCTGGGACGACGCCAAGCTGCGCGCCATGGACATCCAGTGGAGCGACGTCCGCCCCGACAAGGGCCTGCACCACAAGCTGGAGGACGCCGGGCACATCGACCGGATCGAGCCGCCGCAGCTCGTCGACGCCGCCACCACGATGCCCCCGGAGGACACCCGCGGGTGGCTGCGCGGCACGATGGTGCGCCGCTTCCCGCACCAGGTGATGGCCGCCTCGTGGGACTCGATCGTGGTGCGCACCCACCCCGAGGCGCCCGCCCGCCGGATCAACCTGCCCGATCCCTGGCAGTTCACCCGGGAGCAGCTGCAGTCCGTGGTCGACGGCTGCCTCACGGCGGGCGAGCTCGCGGACCGCATCGAGCAGGGCCTGCCGAGCACCGACTGA
- a CDS encoding alpha/beta hydrolase codes for MPRRSHLLTAVSALALALALGPVAPAATAAGAPTPVPAPTPRPKPSQSSPDRFRRQHLDWKPCEGGRCATLTVPLDHARPQGPTTRLALLKVPATDPARRRGSLVVDPGGPGLSGVAFARESGSYFGESVRAAYDVVGLDPRGVGGSTPLRCLDDAGMDSWMGLRTPGTAEQEQEFTAGQRSFAAACLHADPRLVPHMSTTDVARDLDILRAALGEERLDYFGASYGTLLGATYADLFPQHVGRMVLDGAMDPALGSEQRAAGQAAGFERALNSFLAAWVKDGGCPLGTTAPQARSRLEALLTEGAARPIDSQGVTPAGGLTDTWLRLAISTQLYDQGSWPQLRAGLTEALQGRGGSLMLLATMAVGRDMDGTYSSNLYQVIPAVDCLDHPTTPDPRHYRDLAETFARQWPVMGRAMAWGGYVCGAWPVRRPSLAHPVKAAGAAPIVVVGTTRDPATPYEQAVSLARQLDSGRLITRDGDGHTGYHRGSACVDQAVDAYLTQGTDPGRDLRCS; via the coding sequence GTGCCTCGCCGCTCGCACCTCCTCACCGCCGTCTCGGCGCTCGCCCTCGCCCTCGCCCTCGGCCCGGTCGCGCCGGCGGCGACCGCCGCCGGCGCCCCGACCCCGGTGCCCGCTCCCACCCCGAGGCCGAAGCCGTCCCAGTCGTCGCCGGACCGCTTCCGGCGGCAGCACCTGGACTGGAAGCCCTGCGAGGGCGGCCGGTGCGCCACCCTCACCGTGCCGCTGGACCACGCCCGGCCGCAGGGACCGACCACCCGTCTGGCGCTGCTCAAGGTGCCCGCCACCGACCCGGCCCGGCGACGGGGCTCCCTGGTCGTCGACCCGGGTGGACCCGGCCTGTCCGGTGTGGCCTTCGCCCGGGAGTCCGGCAGCTACTTCGGCGAGTCGGTCCGGGCGGCCTACGACGTGGTCGGGCTGGACCCGCGCGGTGTCGGCGGGTCCACGCCGCTGCGGTGCCTCGACGACGCGGGCATGGACTCCTGGATGGGCCTGCGCACCCCGGGGACGGCCGAGCAGGAGCAGGAGTTCACGGCGGGTCAGCGGTCCTTCGCCGCAGCCTGCCTGCACGCCGACCCGCGGCTGGTGCCCCACATGTCGACGACGGACGTCGCCCGCGACCTGGACATCCTGCGGGCGGCGCTCGGCGAGGAGCGGCTGGACTACTTCGGCGCGTCGTACGGCACGCTCCTGGGCGCGACCTACGCCGACCTGTTCCCCCAGCACGTGGGGCGGATGGTCCTGGACGGGGCGATGGACCCGGCGCTCGGCTCCGAGCAGCGCGCCGCCGGCCAGGCGGCGGGCTTCGAGCGGGCGCTGAACTCCTTCCTCGCGGCCTGGGTCAAGGACGGCGGATGCCCCCTCGGCACCACCGCGCCCCAGGCCCGGTCCCGGCTGGAGGCGCTGCTCACCGAGGGCGCGGCGCGCCCGATCGACAGCCAGGGGGTGACCCCCGCAGGCGGGTTGACCGACACCTGGCTGCGACTCGCGATCTCGACCCAGCTCTACGACCAGGGCTCCTGGCCGCAGCTGCGGGCGGGCCTCACCGAGGCGCTGCAGGGCCGGGGCGGCAGCCTCATGCTGCTCGCCACCATGGCCGTCGGCCGCGACATGGACGGCACCTACTCCTCGAACCTCTACCAGGTGATCCCCGCCGTCGACTGCCTGGACCACCCCACCACCCCGGACCCGCGGCACTACCGCGACCTGGCCGAGACGTTCGCCCGGCAGTGGCCGGTCATGGGGCGCGCGATGGCGTGGGGAGGCTACGTGTGCGGTGCCTGGCCGGTGCGGCGCCCCTCGCTCGCCCACCCCGTCAAGGCCGCCGGCGCCGCGCCGATCGTGGTGGTCGGCACCACGCGGGACCCGGCAACGCCCTACGAGCAGGCCGTGTCCCTCGCCCGCCAGCTCGACAGCGGGCGGCTGATCACCCGCGACGGCGACGGCCACACGGGTTACCACCGCGGGTCCGCGTGCGTGGACCAGGCCGTGGACGCCTACCTCACCCAGGGCACCGACCCGGGCCGCGACCTGCGCTGCTCCTGA
- a CDS encoding TetR/AcrR family transcriptional regulator gives MSDSHQQIIRAARRLFAERGYHSVSVRDVAAEAGVSAALVMKLVGSKAELFTSSVTFAAEEVDLSHPLPELGRELVRDVLRCRTGPQPLARAVVLALPAPDPDEVRRRFHEAYAVPLAARLGGDERATQVAEMVVAALVGLAVGTRVLRLLPDEAADEEVVATYGAALQTLIDGAGA, from the coding sequence ATGAGCGACAGCCACCAGCAGATCATCAGGGCCGCGCGGAGGCTGTTCGCCGAGCGCGGGTACCACTCCGTGTCGGTCCGCGACGTCGCCGCCGAGGCCGGGGTCTCCGCGGCGCTGGTGATGAAGCTCGTCGGCTCCAAGGCCGAGCTGTTCACCTCCTCGGTGACCTTCGCGGCCGAGGAGGTGGACCTGTCCCACCCGCTGCCCGAGCTCGGCCGCGAGCTGGTGCGCGACGTCCTGCGCTGCCGCACCGGACCCCAGCCGCTCGCCCGCGCCGTGGTGCTCGCCCTGCCGGCGCCCGACCCGGACGAGGTGCGCCGCCGGTTCCACGAGGCCTATGCCGTCCCTCTGGCCGCCCGCCTCGGAGGCGACGAGCGCGCCACCCAGGTCGCCGAGATGGTGGTCGCCGCACTGGTCGGGCTGGCCGTGGGCACGCGGGTGCTCCGGCTGCTGCCGGACGAGGCCGCCGACGAGGAGGTCGTGGCGACCTACGGCGCCGCCCTGCAGACCCTCATCGACGGCGCGGGAGCCTGA